TAAATGTCTGATTTGTTTTTGTTGTCTCTCTATTAACTGTTGTTCGGTCTTTTTCTTGGATGTTTCTTTCTTTTTCTTAACCATCTTGGGTCGTCCTATCTTAGATGAAATTACGGCTTTAATTCCAAATTGCCGCATTAATTTAAGCCAATTATAAACGACTGTGTGGCTGATATCAAAGTGGATGGCTGTTTTTTGAATACTGGTAGAATGGTTCAAGTAATAGGTAATAACCGCTACCTTGAAATCATTAGAATAGTGCCGGCGTTTAAGCTGTTTAAGTCCGGTAGGACCAAAAGCTTTATAACGCGACACCCAAATTACTAATGGAGTATCACTCGGCATCTTATATTTCAGACACAGTGTGTGGAGTGAATTTTCACCATTTAAATATTCTTTAACTACTTTCAACTTAAAGCTGTAGGTATAATTACGTGTCAAAAAAGCACCTCCAAAACTTGATTTACATGTCCAAGTTTTGTAAGGCACTTCACTTATGTCACA
Above is a window of Liquorilactobacillus hordei DSM 19519 DNA encoding:
- a CDS encoding helix-turn-helix domain-containing protein gives rise to the protein MTRNYTYSFKLKVVKEYLNGENSLHTLCLKYKMPSDTPLVIWVSRYKAFGPTGLKQLKRRHYSNDFKVAVITYYLNHSTSIQKTAIHFDISHTVVYNWLKLMRQFGIKAVISSKIGRPKMVKKKKETSKKKTEQQLIERQQKQIRHLEQELSYTKIENVYLKKLDAVIRNKK